Proteins encoded by one window of Lates calcarifer isolate ASB-BC8 linkage group LG7_1, TLL_Latcal_v3, whole genome shotgun sequence:
- the LOC108901747 gene encoding LOW QUALITY PROTEIN: gamma-aminobutyric acid receptor subunit rho-1-like (The sequence of the model RefSeq protein was modified relative to this genomic sequence to represent the inferred CDS: deleted 1 base in 1 codon), which yields MHTDVVLFNLLVWMVGVSGSTSPRGNPLQPYRYLRSKREMPLTEGSGRKIGSPIFKRSPDITKTWGTKSEQLLRIDDHDFTMRPGFGGPAVPVGVDVQVESLDAISEVDMDFTMTLYLRHYWKDERLSFKSNNNQSMTFDGRLVKKIWVPDMFFVHSKKSFTHDTTTDNVMLRVYPDGKVLYSLRVTVTAMCSMDLSRFPLDTQTCSLEIESYAYTDDDLMLYWKEGNRSLNTDERISLSQFLIQEFHTTTKLAFYSSTGWYNRLYINFTLRRHIFFFLLQTYFPATLMVMLSWVSFWIDRRAVPARVPLGITTVLTMSTIITGVNASMPRVSYIKAVDIYLWVSFVFVFLSVIEYAAVNYLSTLQERKERKLRERLLCTCGMTHPGMMSLSYSEVDVNTTGNYGMPEENGVKRERMLVQLAMGTDQVTGHVGTSAYSNVWIDTHAIDKYSRVIFPGSYIFFNIIYWSIYS from the exons ATGCACACGGATGTCGTGCTTTTCAACCTGCTTGTGTGGATGGTCGGTGTGTCCGGGTCGACGAGTCCGAGAGGAAATCCATTACAGCCATACAGATACCTCAG ATCAAAAAGAGAAATGCCTCTAACAGAAGGATCTGGACGGAAGATTGGCAG CCCGATATTCAAGAGGAGTCCAGATATAACAAAAACCTGGGGTACCAAgtcagagcagctgctgaggaTAGATGACCATGACTTTACAATGCGCCCAGGATTTGGAG GGCCTGCAGTCCCAGTTGGAGTGGATGTTCAGGTTGAAAGCCTGGATGCAATTTCAGAGGTTGATATG GACTTCACCATGACCCTTTATCTGAGGCACTACTGGAAAGATGAGCGTCTGTCCTTCAAAAGCAATAACAACCAGAGCATGACTTTTGATGGCCGCCTGGTGAAGAAAATCTGGGTACCCGACATGTTTTTTGTCCACTCTAAGAAGTCCTTCACACATGACACTACCACTGACAATGTCATGCTGCGAGTTTACCCCGATGGCAAAGTCCTCTACAGCCTGAG GGTGACAGTCACAGCCATGTGTAGCATGGACCTGAGCCGCTTTCCTCTGGATACGCAAACATGCTCTTTGGAGATAGAGAGCT atgcctacacagatgatgaccTGATGCTGTACTGGAAGGAAGGAAACCGCTCCTTGAACACAGATGAGagaatttctctctct cagttccTCATCCAGGAGTTCCACACCACCACCAAGCTGGCCTTTTATAGCAGCACAG GTTGGTACAACCGTCTGTACATCAACTTCACTCTGCGGCGTCACATCttctttttcctgctgcagacCTACTTCCCTGCTACTCTGATGGTCATGTTGTCCTGGGTGTCTTTCTGGATTGATCGCAGGGCCGTCCCTGCCAGAGTGCCACTGG GTATAACCACAGTGCTCACCATGTCCACCATCATCACTGGAGTCAATGCCTCCATGCCCAGGGTCTCCTACATCAAAGCTGTGGACATTTACCTCTGGgtcagttttgtctttgtcttcttgTCAGTGATAGAGTACGCTGCAGTCAACTACCTGTCTACACTACAAGAACGCAAGGAGAGGAAACTCAGAGAGAGG CTGCTGTGTACCTGTGGTATGACCCACCCTGGCATGATGTCACTCAGCTACAGTGAGGTGGATGTCAACACAACAGGGAACTATGGCATGCCAGAAGAGAATGGAGTGAAAAGGGAGAGGATGCTAGTGCAGTTGGCAATGGGGACTGACCAGGTCACTGGCCATGTTGGCACCAGTGCCTACAGCAATGTGTGGATTGACACGCATGCTATAGACAAGTACTCCCGTGTTATTTTTCCTGGATCTTACATCTTCTTCAACATCATCTACTGGTCTATCTACTCGTAG